The following proteins are co-located in the Polymorphospora rubra genome:
- a CDS encoding coiled-coil domain-containing protein, with protein MRLRDKGLLAALLAVAVAFGAAPATAAPVGSVPARQALAPGDIDEGGTKKLRDQLDAATKGYVDAKAALDNSTKRQQELDARLKTIGEELTVRGQAVGELASRAYRTGRIGPIAALLNTSSPEGFLDRTTALGNLAASEDRQLRLLQETQDQETRARAAIDNEIREQKKQLATMEQRKKQAERALAEAGSGQSSSGVQGSGSGSGSATAKPAPRNANGSWPSESCSIKDPTTSGCITPRTLHALNQAKAAGYTRYVSCFRNGGSGEHPKGRACDFAAQKGGFGGVATGGDRTYGNNLAAYYVNNASRLGVLYVIWFKQIWLPGSGWRAYQGGGDPSSDHTNHVHLSVY; from the coding sequence GTGAGGTTGAGAGACAAAGGGCTCCTGGCCGCGCTGCTGGCTGTCGCCGTCGCGTTCGGCGCGGCGCCGGCGACCGCCGCGCCGGTCGGCAGCGTCCCGGCCCGGCAGGCACTGGCGCCGGGCGACATCGACGAGGGCGGCACCAAGAAGCTGCGCGACCAGCTCGACGCCGCCACCAAGGGGTACGTCGACGCCAAGGCGGCGCTCGACAACTCCACCAAGCGCCAGCAGGAACTCGACGCCCGACTGAAGACCATCGGCGAGGAGCTGACCGTACGCGGGCAGGCGGTCGGCGAGCTGGCCTCGCGGGCCTACCGCACCGGCCGCATCGGCCCGATCGCCGCCCTGCTGAACACCAGCTCACCGGAGGGCTTCCTCGACCGGACCACGGCGCTGGGCAACCTCGCCGCCAGCGAGGACCGGCAGCTGCGGCTGCTCCAGGAGACGCAGGATCAGGAGACCCGCGCCCGCGCGGCGATCGACAACGAGATCCGCGAGCAGAAGAAGCAGCTCGCCACCATGGAGCAGCGCAAGAAGCAGGCCGAACGGGCGCTGGCCGAGGCCGGCAGCGGCCAGTCCAGCTCCGGCGTGCAGGGCTCGGGCTCCGGGTCGGGGTCGGCGACGGCGAAGCCGGCACCACGCAACGCCAACGGCTCGTGGCCCAGCGAGAGTTGCTCGATCAAGGACCCGACCACCTCGGGCTGCATCACGCCACGCACGCTGCACGCGCTCAACCAGGCGAAGGCGGCCGGCTACACCCGGTACGTCTCCTGCTTCCGCAACGGCGGCTCCGGTGAGCACCCGAAGGGGCGGGCCTGCGACTTCGCCGCCCAGAAGGGTGGCTTCGGGGGCGTGGCGACCGGCGGCGACCGGACGTACGGCAACAACCTGGCGGCGTACTACGTCAACAACGCCAGCCGGCTCGGTGTGCTGTACGTGATCTGGTTCAAGCAGATCTGGTTGCCCGGCAGCGGCTGGCGGGCCTACCAGGGCGGCGGCGACCCGTCCAGCGACCACACAAACCACGTACACCTGTCGGTGTACTAG
- a CDS encoding TetR/AcrR family transcriptional regulator, whose product MPSRQDQLLDAAISVLGTGGPRNLTHRAVDAQAGLPAGSASNHFRTREALLAGIVTRLVELDRVDWQGLAATVRPRDVDELAGALADFVRYATGPGRHRTLARYALSLEAAVRPALQAELRRGQSVIVGWGVVWLRALGSTDPARDTRLVMDHLDGVMLHELSMPVADFDPRPGIRAVLAGILGR is encoded by the coding sequence ATGCCGAGCAGGCAGGACCAACTACTGGACGCCGCGATCTCGGTGCTGGGCACCGGCGGCCCGCGCAACCTCACCCACCGTGCCGTCGACGCTCAGGCCGGACTGCCGGCCGGCTCCGCCTCCAACCACTTCCGCACCCGCGAGGCGCTTCTCGCCGGCATCGTCACCCGGCTCGTCGAACTCGACCGGGTCGACTGGCAGGGACTCGCCGCCACCGTCCGGCCGCGCGACGTCGACGAACTGGCCGGCGCGCTCGCCGACTTCGTCCGGTACGCCACCGGACCGGGCCGGCACCGCACCCTCGCCCGGTACGCGCTCAGCCTCGAAGCCGCCGTACGGCCGGCGCTGCAGGCCGAGCTGCGGCGCGGCCAGAGCGTGATCGTCGGGTGGGGTGTGGTGTGGCTGCGCGCCCTCGGCTCGACCGACCCGGCGCGGGACACCCGACTGGTCATGGACCACCTGGACGGCGTCATGCTGCACGAGCTGTCGATGCCGGTCGCCGACTTCGACCCCCGGCCGGGCATCCGGGCCGTCCTCGCCGGCATCCTCGGCCGGTGA